In one Electrophorus electricus isolate fEleEle1 chromosome 21, fEleEle1.pri, whole genome shotgun sequence genomic region, the following are encoded:
- the mid1ip1b gene encoding mid1-interacting protein 1-B, whose protein sequence is MMQICDSYNQKNSLFNAMNRFIGAVNNMDQTVMVPSLLRDVPIDEAKEVNPVRTAGNSSSAYFHNGDMYGYYVLLKSIRNDIEWGVLQADERRKDKLGVTALEISRIEPDDEDLEKLFHFHLNGLHTVLAKLTRKANTLTNRYKQEIGIGSCGH, encoded by the coding sequence ATGATGCAGATCTGCGACTCGTACAACCAAAAGAACTCCCTGTTCAACGCGATGAACCGCTTCATTGGCGCCGTGAATAACATGGACCAAACGGTGATGGTGCCCAGTCTGCTGAGAGACGTCCCAATAGACGAGGCGAAGGAGGTGAATCCCGTGCGGACCGCCGGCAACAGCTCCAGCGCTTATTTCCACAACGGAGACATGTACGGTTATTACGTCCTCCTCAAATCCATTAGGAACGATATCGAGTGGGGTGTGCTTCAAGCCGACGAGCGACGGAAAGATAAGCTCGGGGTGACCGCCCTGGAAATTTCCCGCATTGAGCCGGACGACGAAGACCTGGAGAAGTTGTTTCACTTCCATTTGAATGGATTACATACTGTTCTGGCCAAGCTCACCCGCAAGGCGAACACCCTTACAAACAGGTACAAGCAGGAAATCGGTATAGGGAGCTGCGGGCATTAA